The genomic interval ACACTGGATATTGCCAGCCATGTTGCGGTCATTCCGCAAGCATCGTCAACACTTACTCTCTTTTTGCTCGATGTTGATCAACTCTTGTCAAGTTCCCTCAAACTGCAATAGGCACCTGATCAAACCCTACTCCATTGCCTACTTGTCGTTACTGAATAGCAGGATAATTTAGAGCAGCATTTCAAATTATCCTGCTACTTTTTATCCTTAGAGAATGCTTAAAAAGGTATGGACTGTAAGATGCAACACTCAGAGATCCCCCCCCCCCCCCTTAAAAAAGGCTACCGTGTACACACAAGTCGGAAATCTGTGAACACAAGTCCTGAAACCCTTGCTCTGCCTCAACTTTGGAAATTGGCTGAAATCTCAATAATCTCGGCTTATTGAGAACCGGCAACGAGAAATCAAGGTTGTGGAGGATCAGGTTTTCGGAAAACGAATCAGCGATCGACTTGTGTGTACACCGTAGCTTAAAAAAGGGGGAAACAGGCTTAAAGTCCCCCTCATTAAGGGGACTTAGGGGATCGCATCTTTGCTACCGACAGTAGGACTTTTCAAACACCCTCTTATACCAAATTCAAATTGGAAACGTGACAGATACCTGTAGGGGTTGGGCAATGCTCAACCTCTAACCGAGCCTTGACATAGCAGTCCTGAATCATTTGTGAAAAAGGAGAGTTGTGAAAGTCTTTCCCTCCGGGAAAGCCCTTTCACAATCCAGATAGGATCGCTATACACCCCAAAATCTATTTGACTTGTTGTTGGACTCAGCAATTTGGCTGAGCTGATTACGTAGATACTTAGATCGGAAATTAATTCTCCAGTTTACCCATCCAATTTGCTGAATTTACCGCTTTATCTTTATTTCAGCTTTATTCCTATTTCTGAGTCTTTATTAATTTATTATTGATTGATTTAATCTGTCTGCTAGGCTAGGTAGAAATAGCGGAAGATTTCTACGCCTTATTAGGGATCTGATTGAAGGGATACACTACCAATCCAACGTTACACCAGGTAGAAATAGCGGAGATCTCTAAACATATTAAGGATTTCATTTAGGGGATGCACTGCCAGTCCAAATTCCGTAGGTTTCTGTTGCATCAACAACGAACCTGCGTGGGTGCTGAGTTCCCATTGCGCTTAGTTCTTTCAGAATCGGTAGATCGAAAACGAGAACCTACAGATTGTGGCATCAGCGGAATGTCCGCACTTGAATAGTTGAGATAGCAATTCCGCAGTTGATCTGTAATCTACTGAGGATGATCAAAGCAATGCTTTAACCATCCTCTTAGCTTGGTTGTACAGCAATGTTTTCGTAATTTTACTACCCAGAATATTAATTTAATTGATCTCAGTTTCTAACAGTTATACCTATCTCAGGATTTGAGCCGTTTTAGCGATTTACCCTATCTAGAAGCTGAATAATCCTGTCCTTAAGGTCACAATCTCTCGTGTGTAAACTGGAACCAAACTAAAGCAAAGCCAAATGAACATCGTCTCCTTAACTAGCTATAATCCACCTCGAAGATTACATCCACTCAGCTTGTTGGCTCAAATTACCAGCCGCAAAACAACAGGATGTTTGCGTGTACTGAATGAATCAACAACCTGGTCAATTTATTTAGATCAGGGAGAGTTGATCTACGCCACAAGTTCTGTTGATCCATTTGAACGACTCGATCGCCATTTACGCCAGTTGAGCCGCCAAGTTCCTACCATTGTCAGTGCGGTACGGGTTCAGGTGCGGCTAATGTTTGAAAATATCCCAGAGAGCCAATCTAATTTCAGTCCTGACTACCGGGCAATCTGCTGGTTAGTCGAGCAGCAATACTTGAGTTCGGAACAAGCCGTTAGCTTGATTGGCGAATTAGCGAAAGAAGTGATTGAATCATTTCTGTTAATTAGTGAGGGAAATTATGAGGTAATTGAGCGGGAAAAATTTGAGCAATGGATCAAATTGAGCCAGCTCGATTTACGATCGCTGGCTGAGCAATGTCAAAGTCGGTTACGACAATACCAAACTACAGGTAAATTACCCACTTTACCGGGTAGAAAAGCTGAGTCTATGCCCGGAAATCAGCCTAAACTTCCCCAATCTCCCACAGCCGCAAGCAACCCAACCCAATCGGGTTATTCCCCCTCAGCAACACCAGGAAATGGCGCGAAAAGCAAGCCAGGGACAGAGAAGCTTTTGAAAGAAAAGTACACGATTGTGTGCGTTGATGATAGCCCAACGGTTCTACAAGCTATCAAAGCTTTTCTAGACGATACGAGTTTTTCTGTAGTGATGGTTAACGATCCTGTTAGAGCATTAATGCAGGTCATTCGGAGTAAGCCCGACCTGATTTTGATGGATGTTGGCATGCCCAATTTAGATGGATATGAACTGTGCGGATTGCTCAGAAGAAACCAGGCATTTAAGGCAACTCCAATCATTATGGTGACAGGACACACTGGATTTATCGATCGGGCAAAGGCAAAACTTGCAGGCGCATCGGGCTATTTGACGAAACCCTTTACCCAGCCAGAACTGCTGAAGATCGTGTTTAAGCATTTGAATTAAACCAATCAGCGATCAGGAGTTAGGAATTAGGAACTGGGAGCTAGGAAGCGGGAAGATCATCGTCAGTAACAACTGAGATCTGAGATCTGAGAACTAAACGCACACAATTCTGTATGTCTTTTGAGGGAAGCGAAGGATGAATATCACGTTAATGGCAACAATTCTAATCGTAGAAGATACACCTTCTGAGATGGAATTAATCAGCCATTTTCTCAGGGAAAGTGGTTATATCGTTATCCATGCTGTCAGCGGCAGGGAGGCTTTGGATAAAGCGGTTGAGCAAAAACCAGATGTGATCATTTCTGATGTTGTCATGCCAGGAATGAGTGGATTTGAGCTTTGTCGCAGTCTTAAGAAGCACCCCGTTACAGAGAAGGTTCCAATTATTTTATCGACTTCCAAAAACCAGGAGATCGATCGCCTTTGGGGTATGAAACAGGGCGCAGATGCTTATATCACTAAACCCTTTACACGGGAACAACTTGTGCATGCAGTCAAATCGGTTATTGGTTGAACGAATGAATTCCATCGCACTCAACTCCACAGGGCTGGTGTTACATTCTGAGCGTCCCCAAAAAGTCCTGGGAGATGCTTATCTTAAGTTTCAGTTAGACTCAAAAACTGCTGCTGTTTTGTTGATGAAACAGGTGCAAGAAGTCCACATCTTGCCGACCAATCGCCTGACTCCCATCCCCAATATGCCCGCCTGTGTGATGGGTTTAATGAGTCGCCGTAGTCGCGTATTGTGGGTGATTGATCTGGCACAGATGTTAAAAATACAACCGCTCAACGCCCTAACTCAACAATACAACGTAGTGATTTTGCAACCTGGAGTGGTGTCTATCGGTGCCCTTGTTCATCGCATTGATGGCATGACCTGGCTTCAACCAGAACAGATCCAACCTCCTCCAAATCACTTCCCTCCCGGTTTAGTCACGCATTTAAAAGGATGTGTACTGCAAGAGAAAGAAATTTTACTGGTGCTGGACGCCGAAGCAGTGATGCGATCGCCCCTGTTGCATCAGCCCTAACCCCATCCCCCATCCCCTATTCCTTATCCCCCTTGCGACAGCGGTACTGACAAAGATCAGGACCTGCTGAACGGTTGAAATGGTTCTATTTCGGTCATTCCTCTGCCTTCTGCCCCCTGCCTTCTGCCTTTTGCTATACCAATGCCCTCCTTCCCCCTCTTTCTATCCCCGTGAGATGTAGTTA from Kovacikia minuta CCNUW1 carries:
- a CDS encoding response regulator, giving the protein MNIVSLTSYNPPRRLHPLSLLAQITSRKTTGCLRVLNESTTWSIYLDQGELIYATSSVDPFERLDRHLRQLSRQVPTIVSAVRVQVRLMFENIPESQSNFSPDYRAICWLVEQQYLSSEQAVSLIGELAKEVIESFLLISEGNYEVIEREKFEQWIKLSQLDLRSLAEQCQSRLRQYQTTGKLPTLPGRKAESMPGNQPKLPQSPTAASNPTQSGYSPSATPGNGAKSKPGTEKLLKEKYTIVCVDDSPTVLQAIKAFLDDTSFSVVMVNDPVRALMQVIRSKPDLILMDVGMPNLDGYELCGLLRRNQAFKATPIIMVTGHTGFIDRAKAKLAGASGYLTKPFTQPELLKIVFKHLN
- a CDS encoding response regulator transcription factor encodes the protein MNITLMATILIVEDTPSEMELISHFLRESGYIVIHAVSGREALDKAVEQKPDVIISDVVMPGMSGFELCRSLKKHPVTEKVPIILSTSKNQEIDRLWGMKQGADAYITKPFTREQLVHAVKSVIG
- a CDS encoding chemotaxis protein CheW, with translation MNSIALNSTGLVLHSERPQKVLGDAYLKFQLDSKTAAVLLMKQVQEVHILPTNRLTPIPNMPACVMGLMSRRSRVLWVIDLAQMLKIQPLNALTQQYNVVILQPGVVSIGALVHRIDGMTWLQPEQIQPPPNHFPPGLVTHLKGCVLQEKEILLVLDAEAVMRSPLLHQP